From the Quercus lobata isolate SW786 chromosome 6, ValleyOak3.0 Primary Assembly, whole genome shotgun sequence genome, one window contains:
- the LOC115995153 gene encoding annexin D2, protein MASVKVPALVPSPAEDAEQLRKAFQGWGTNEALIISILAHRNAAQRKIIRETYAQTYGEDLLKDLDKELSSDFERTVLLWVLDPAERDAFLANEATKRLTSNNWIVMEIACTRSSHDLFVVRQAYHARFKRSLEEDVAYHTSGDFRKLLVPLVTSFRYEGDEVNMTLAKSEAKILHEKISDKAFNDEEIIRILTTRSKSQINATLNHYNNAFGNAINKDLKTDPEDEYLKLLRATIKCLTCPEKYFEKVLRLAINKLGTDEWALTRVVTTRAEVDMQRIKEEYHRRNSVPLERAIDSDTSGDYEKMLLALIGHGDA, encoded by the exons ATGGCATCTGTTAAAGTACCAGCATTGGTTCCTTCACCGGCCGAGGATGCTGAGCAACTCCGAAAGGCTTTCCAAG GATGGGGAACGAATGAGGCATTGATCATATCGATATTGGCACACAGGAATGCAGCTCAGAGAAAGATAATTAGGGAGACCTATGCTCAGACTTATGGGGAAGATCTTCTTAAAGATCTTGACAAAGAACTCTCTAGTGACTTTGAG CGAACTGTGCTGCTGTGGGTGTTGGATCCTGCTGAGCGTGATGCTTTTTTGGCTAATGAGGCTACAAAAAGGTTGACCTCAAACAACTGGATTGTCATGGAAATAGCTTGTACTAGGTCTTCACATGACCTCTTTGTGGTAAGGCAGGCTTATCATGCTCGTTTTAAGAGATcccttgaagaagatgttgcaTATCATACATCTGGAGATTTTCGCAAG CTTTTGGTTCCTCTTGTGACCTCATTCCGATACGAGGGGGATGAGGTGAACATGACATTGGCAAAATCAGAGGCTAAGATACTTCATGAGAAGATCTCAGACAAAGCTTTCAATGATGAAGAGATCATTAGAATTCTAACTACAAGGAGTAAATCACAGATCAATGCGACACTCAATCACTACAACAACGCATTTGGAAATGCCATCAATAAG GATTTGAAGACTGATCCTGAAGATGAGTACCTCAAATTACTAAGAGCAACAATTAAGTGCTTGACCTGCCCTGAGAAATATTTCGAGAAGGTTTTGCGTCTGGCAATCAACAAGTTGGGGACAGATGAATGGGCTCTTACAAGAGTAGTCACAACTCGAGCTGAGGTTGACATGCAACGAATTAAAGAAGAATACCATCGGAGGAATAGCGTTCCTCTGGAACGTGCAATTGACAGCGACACTTCTGGAGACTATGAGAAAATGCTTCTTGCACTGATTGGACATGGGGATGCATGA
- the LOC115995394 gene encoding uncharacterized protein LOC115995394 has protein sequence MERNTPVRKPHTSTADLLTWSEVPPAESPATVSGARSHQPSDKISKVLHGGQLTDEEAQSLLKKKPCSGYKLKEITGSGIFAANSEDGTSESDSAKTGLRVYQQAVNGISQISFSTEESVSPKKPTSLPEVAKQRELSGTFQSESDLKNKKQISNAKNKELSGHDIFGPPPEIVPRSVAASRTSESKESRDMGEPAPRNLRTSVKVSNPAGGQSNIMFSEEPTVKTAKKIHNQKFAELTGNDIFKGDVPPGSAEKPLSTAKLREISGSNIFADGKAESRDYLGGVRKPPGGESSIALV, from the exons ATGGAGAGAAACACACCAGTGAGAAAGCCTCACACATCCACCGCCGATCTGCTAACCTGGTCGGAAGTCCCTCCGGCTGAATCTCCGGCCACCGTTTCCGGCGCTCGCTCTCACCAG CCGTCCGATAAGATCAGCAAAGTCCTCCATGGAGGTCAGCTCACTGACGAAGAAGCTCAGAGCCtattgaaaaa GAAGCCATGTTCAGgatataaattaaaagaaattactGGTAGTGGTATATTTGCGGCCAACAGTGAGGATGGTACATCCGAATCTGATTCAGCCAAAACAGGACTCCGTGTTTATCAG CAAGCTGTGAATGGAATTAGCCAAATTTCATTCAGCACGGAAGAGAGTGTTTCACCCAAGAAGCCTACCTCTCTCCCTGAGGTAGCAAAGCAGCGTGAATTAAGTGGGACATTTCAAAGTGAGTCAGACTTAAAGAATAAGAAGCAAATATCAAATGCCAAGAATAAGGAGCTCAGTGGACACGACATCTTTGGACCTCCTCCTGAAATTGTACCTCGGTCAGTGGCTGCTTCACGCACCTCAGAATCAAAAGAAAGTAGAGACATGGGGGAACCTGCACCTCGAAATTTACGCACGTCTGTCAAAGTTTCAAAT CCTGCTGGAGGTCAAAGTAATATTATGTTTAGTGAAGAACCGACTGTCAAGACagcaaaaaaaatacataaccaGAAATTTGCCGAGCTGACAGGCAATGATATTTTTAAGGGAGATGTTCCTCCTGGATCTGCTGAAAAGCCACTGAGCACAGCTAAGCTGAGAGAAATTAGTGGCAGTAACATCTTTGCTGATGGGAAGGCAGAGTCGAGAGACTATCTCGGAGGTGTCCGCAAGCCCCCTGGTGGTGAGAGTAGCATTGCTTTGGTTTAA